In one window of Pseudoalteromonas espejiana DSM 9414 DNA:
- a CDS encoding ubiquinone biosynthesis accessory factor UbiJ codes for MAFEQKDEPVTTKTLDSQFFMLPNFVLSLIERVLNKVLQLDASLINSLCGVAHKPLKVEIRDWQQHIILTFDGKLLHLYSASKEDAADCMISADINTLMALKDPAMLTQLIRQDKLDLQGDLNIAQTYSGAFSGLDIDWPEQLSHYIGDTPAQQLYIQLKSLQAKELKARKQLSTTLTSLCQDELAITIHPLELEQFKQQNRALKGHVAALEQRINALLNTHNQ; via the coding sequence ATGGCGTTTGAGCAAAAAGACGAGCCAGTAACGACAAAGACGCTCGACTCACAGTTTTTTATGTTACCTAATTTTGTACTTTCGCTGATAGAGCGAGTGCTAAATAAGGTTTTACAACTCGACGCCTCTTTAATTAATTCGCTTTGCGGCGTAGCGCACAAACCACTAAAAGTTGAGATACGTGACTGGCAACAACACATTATTTTAACTTTTGATGGTAAATTACTGCACCTTTACAGTGCCAGCAAAGAAGATGCGGCTGACTGCATGATAAGTGCAGATATTAATACGCTTATGGCACTGAAAGACCCAGCCATGCTTACCCAACTTATTCGCCAAGATAAGCTCGACCTTCAAGGCGATTTAAATATTGCCCAAACATATAGTGGTGCGTTTTCGGGCCTAGATATTGACTGGCCAGAACAGCTTTCTCACTATATTGGCGACACCCCTGCGCAACAGCTTTATATTCAATTAAAAAGCTTACAAGCAAAAGAATTAAAAGCGCGTAAGCAATTAAGTACTACGCTAACCAGCTTATGCCAAGACGAGCTGGCAATAACTATTCACCCATTAGAGCTTGAACAATTCAAACAACAAAATAGAGCACTAAAAGGGCATGTTGCTGCTTTAGAGCAACGCATTAACGCATTACTCAACACTCACAACCAATAG
- the ubiB gene encoding ubiquinone biosynthesis regulatory protein kinase UbiB, with amino-acid sequence MSTARLYYITKTLLSYGLDELIPKQKIPWFAKIARGSLFWLRNQHKNKPAGLRLRLALQELGPVWIKFGQMLSTRRDLLPHDIALELAFLQDQVEPFEGELAQQIIEKALEISDISQLFSEFSQTPLASASIAQVHTAKLLDAQNNEQDVVIKVIRPNIKTQINADLALMEKLAKVLANVHSEAKRLRPVEVVKEYKKTLLDELDLMREGANGIQLKRNFEGSDSLYIPAVYSDYSRSNVLVMERIYGIPVSDTESLIAQNTNMKLLAERGVEVFFTQVFRDSFFHADMHPGNIFVSREHPENPQYIGIDCGIVGTLNKEDKRYLAENFIAFFNRDYRQVAQLHVDSGWVPPDTSIEEFEFAIRTVCEPIFNKPLAEISFGHVLVNLFNTARRFNMQVQPQLVLLQKTLLYVEGLGRQLYPQLDLWKTAKPFLEEWVKQQVGPLSVMKQMYANLPFWAEKMPELPDLIYQNLKRSPQVKHSQPNKVSHKALVLSLFGSATLIVSALCYLQHDYVASGVVIAASAISFIAAWRNT; translated from the coding sequence GTGTCGACTGCTCGATTGTATTACATCACTAAAACATTACTTAGTTACGGATTAGATGAGTTAATCCCTAAACAAAAAATTCCGTGGTTTGCCAAAATAGCGCGCGGCAGCTTATTTTGGCTGCGTAACCAGCATAAAAATAAGCCTGCGGGTTTACGCCTGCGTTTAGCATTGCAAGAACTTGGCCCAGTGTGGATTAAGTTTGGCCAGATGCTCTCTACCCGAAGAGACCTGCTCCCTCACGATATAGCACTTGAACTTGCGTTTTTACAAGATCAAGTAGAGCCCTTTGAAGGTGAGCTTGCCCAGCAAATAATTGAAAAAGCGCTCGAAATTAGCGACATAAGCCAACTGTTTAGTGAATTTTCACAAACGCCATTGGCGTCGGCTTCTATTGCACAAGTGCACACAGCAAAACTGCTTGATGCGCAAAACAATGAACAAGACGTAGTTATAAAAGTAATTCGTCCAAATATTAAAACGCAAATCAATGCCGATTTAGCGCTTATGGAAAAGCTCGCGAAAGTACTTGCCAATGTACACAGCGAAGCCAAAAGATTACGCCCTGTAGAAGTGGTAAAAGAGTATAAAAAAACCCTGTTAGATGAGCTTGATTTAATGCGCGAAGGCGCAAACGGCATTCAGCTTAAGCGCAATTTTGAAGGGTCTGACTCTTTATATATACCCGCAGTGTATAGCGACTACAGCCGCAGTAATGTATTGGTAATGGAGCGTATTTACGGGATCCCAGTCTCGGATACTGAGTCGTTAATAGCGCAAAACACCAATATGAAGTTATTGGCTGAGCGTGGGGTAGAAGTCTTTTTCACCCAAGTATTTAGAGACAGTTTTTTTCATGCAGACATGCACCCCGGGAATATTTTTGTATCGCGCGAGCATCCAGAAAACCCACAATACATAGGCATAGATTGCGGCATTGTTGGCACTTTAAATAAAGAAGATAAACGCTACCTTGCTGAAAACTTTATTGCTTTTTTTAATCGTGATTATCGCCAAGTAGCTCAGCTTCATGTTGACTCGGGCTGGGTACCACCCGATACCAGCATTGAAGAGTTTGAATTTGCCATTCGCACTGTGTGTGAACCTATATTTAATAAACCCTTGGCTGAAATATCATTTGGGCATGTACTCGTTAATTTATTTAACACCGCACGCCGCTTTAATATGCAGGTACAGCCGCAATTAGTCTTATTACAAAAAACGTTATTATATGTTGAAGGCCTTGGCCGACAGCTATACCCGCAACTGGATTTATGGAAAACAGCTAAACCATTTTTAGAAGAATGGGTAAAACAGCAAGTTGGCCCGTTATCAGTAATGAAACAAATGTATGCTAACTTGCCATTTTGGGCTGAAAAAATGCCAGAACTACCTGATTTAATTTATCAAAATTTAAAGCGTAGTCCGCAAGTAAAGCATTCGCAGCCTAATAAAGTGTCACATAAAGCATTAGTGCTTAGCCTTTTTGGTAGCGCTACACTTATTGTTTCAGCGCTATGTTATCTGCAGCACGACTACGTCGCGTCGGGTGTGGTAATAGCAGCTTCGGCAATTAGTTTTATAGCGGCGTGGCGCAACACATAA
- the tatA gene encoding Sec-independent protein translocase subunit TatA, translated as MGLGGISIWQLLIVLAIIVLLFGTKKLRGMGGDLGGAVKGFKKAMSDDQNKDSDSEKAEQIQESQKATPTDTQSTEKTKDDTKV; from the coding sequence ATGGGTCTTGGTGGCATTAGCATTTGGCAATTATTAATTGTTTTAGCAATTATCGTACTTCTTTTTGGCACTAAAAAACTACGCGGTATGGGCGGAGACTTAGGCGGCGCAGTAAAAGGCTTTAAAAAAGCAATGTCTGATGATCAAAATAAAGACTCGGACAGCGAAAAAGCAGAGCAGATCCAAGAATCCCAAAAAGCCACCCCAACAGATACGCAAAGTACTGAAAAAACCAAAGACGATACTAAGGTTTAA
- the tatB gene encoding Sec-independent protein translocase protein TatB, translating into MWELVIVFIVGLVVLGPERLPVAIRTVMRWVKTVKSMADSVKAEVSEELRIHELHENLKKAEQQELKDLSPELQQSVDELQKAAQSVTHSYKTPSSIPANEQPDEKK; encoded by the coding sequence ATGTGGGAGCTTGTTATAGTTTTTATCGTAGGCTTAGTTGTTCTTGGCCCTGAGCGATTACCAGTAGCTATTCGTACCGTAATGCGCTGGGTAAAAACGGTAAAGTCGATGGCTGATTCGGTCAAGGCAGAAGTAAGTGAAGAGCTACGTATTCATGAACTGCACGAAAACCTTAAAAAAGCAGAGCAACAAGAACTCAAAGATTTAAGCCCCGAGCTACAGCAATCGGTAGACGAGCTGCAAAAGGCAGCTCAGTCGGTTACCCATAGCTATAAAACCCCCTCAAGCATACCAGCTAACGAACAACCTGATGAAAAAAAGTGA
- the tatC gene encoding twin-arginine translocase subunit TatC, which yields MTEQAKSGFVAHLIELRDRLIKALLSIFVIFIGLVYFANDIYEFVAAPLVAHLPSTATMIATDVTAPFFAPFKLTLFIALFGAIPWILHQIWGFIAPGLYQHEKRMLMPILASSILLFYGGIAFCYFVVLPIILGFFTSVGPQMMTLAPDISSYLGFVLKLFFAFGVAFEIPVAIMLLCWSGATTTQSLKEKRPYIVVGVFVVAMFLTPPDVLSQTLLAFPMLLLFELGLILARFYSAKEQQESEE from the coding sequence ATGACTGAGCAAGCTAAATCAGGGTTTGTGGCTCACTTAATTGAGCTTCGCGATCGGCTTATTAAAGCGCTTTTAAGCATTTTCGTAATATTTATTGGCTTAGTGTATTTTGCTAATGATATATATGAGTTTGTAGCAGCACCTTTAGTGGCACACTTACCAAGTACAGCGACTATGATTGCCACAGATGTCACTGCGCCCTTTTTTGCACCCTTTAAATTAACGCTGTTTATTGCTTTATTTGGCGCTATTCCGTGGATATTGCACCAAATTTGGGGATTTATAGCGCCTGGTTTATACCAACATGAAAAACGCATGCTAATGCCAATTTTGGCTTCAAGCATTTTATTGTTTTATGGTGGCATTGCCTTTTGTTACTTTGTAGTACTGCCTATTATATTGGGTTTTTTTACCAGTGTAGGGCCACAAATGATGACCCTAGCGCCGGATATTAGTAGCTACTTAGGGTTTGTACTTAAGCTATTTTTTGCTTTTGGTGTGGCGTTTGAAATTCCCGTAGCCATAATGCTGCTATGTTGGAGTGGTGCAACAACTACACAAAGTTTAAAAGAAAAGCGCCCATATATTGTGGTTGGTGTATTTGTAGTGGCTATGTTTTTAACGCCACCGGATGTGCTATCACAAACATTATTAGCATTTCCTATGCTGCTTTTATTTGAGCTAGGTTTAATTTTAGCGAGATTTTATAGCGCTAAAGAACAACAGGAATCTGAGGAATAA
- a CDS encoding TatD family hydrolase, which translates to MTDLIDAGVNLTNHQFEGEHQAVIARANAAGVKAMLLIGCDIPSSQQSLELATRFDQYSTAGVHPHDAKDATEQLESTLTELAQNSAVVAIGECGLDYNRDFSPRDIQRSVLRRQLALAEKLNLPVYLHERDASDDMLSILKEFKVRGVLHCFTGNKQALKNYLNLGLYIGITGWVCDERRGKELQALVPSIPLERLLIETDAPFLIPRTITPKPKSRKNEPANLSYVCATLAKLYNVDENLVAKHSTENFYSLFDIAGR; encoded by the coding sequence ATGACTGATTTGATTGATGCCGGCGTTAACTTAACCAATCACCAATTTGAAGGTGAGCATCAAGCTGTAATTGCCCGCGCAAATGCCGCGGGCGTTAAAGCTATGTTACTTATTGGTTGTGATATTCCCAGCAGCCAACAATCCTTAGAATTAGCAACTCGCTTTGATCAGTATTCAACTGCTGGCGTGCACCCGCATGATGCGAAAGACGCAACCGAGCAACTTGAATCAACCTTAACGGAGCTTGCGCAAAACAGTGCCGTGGTTGCCATTGGTGAATGCGGTCTTGATTATAACCGTGACTTTTCGCCACGTGATATTCAGCGCAGCGTATTAAGGCGCCAACTTGCACTCGCTGAAAAATTAAATTTACCAGTCTATTTGCACGAACGCGATGCAAGTGACGACATGCTAAGTATTTTAAAAGAGTTTAAAGTACGTGGTGTTTTGCACTGCTTTACAGGCAATAAGCAAGCACTTAAAAATTACCTAAACTTAGGCCTTTATATTGGTATTACGGGCTGGGTATGTGACGAACGCCGTGGTAAAGAGCTTCAAGCATTAGTGCCAAGCATACCGCTTGAGCGCCTATTAATTGAAACAGACGCACCATTTTTAATTCCTCGTACTATTACACCTAAACCTAAATCACGTAAAAACGAACCCGCTAACCTTAGTTATGTATGTGCCACTTTAGCCAAGCTTTATAACGTAGATGAAAACTTGGTTGCTAAACACAGCACCGAAAACTTTTACAGTTTATTTGATATAGCAGGTCGTTAA
- a CDS encoding diguanylate cyclase has translation MASPKALLSLFMLLCSFCSVASPVITQNFKSVKIDTLHYSFSPTSAKNAYQSNINDWQKIADKPLNLGFEQRPVWLLFRVKNTLKNSVTPLLSLDNPLLNEAQVFHFYNSRLLSHTQTGDKFKLSERTIKSESLLAKLTLPPNSISTVIIRVNNTAGLRIPLTLWEQNAYLAHKSKLNLIYGLLIGFLFSLAMSCIVLCGFSRKLYFAYAGLITLILGLLLAYLCGFGGRYFHPSTPSIQQVMIPALLMLTTLLFLPLQKQLCQPKVSKLFKWQSFITNTYAITLLFIWALPSTLITLICLVFTPIVILYFVVSTYICMRSTPSKPIQALLIALVLFLCVIAYFNVAVFGLYPLSRYSLAFVFICFFGSTFCLCYGAMKRFILERDEQVITQQTLIAENAAQDTLLKERLALQEQTQKDLESLVDERTFELQVTLRELEDKNRELEQLNMEDSLTGVKNRRFFDKKLIMELRRSRREQTPLSVIMLDIDCFKSVNDNYGHLTGDQVIRAVADIIKQHLKRPLDEVARYGGEEFVVLLPNTPLEGAFEIAQKIRQAIENNTVTVAGTAVKVTISAGVNSAIIDDISNPELFTDDADKALYYAKQNGRNQVISFPIPQ, from the coding sequence ATGGCAAGCCCAAAGGCGCTACTTAGCCTATTTATGCTCCTTTGTTCATTTTGCTCTGTTGCAAGCCCCGTTATAACGCAAAACTTTAAATCAGTAAAAATAGATACGCTGCACTATTCTTTTTCCCCTACATCTGCAAAAAATGCTTATCAGAGCAACATTAACGATTGGCAAAAAATAGCCGATAAACCATTAAACCTAGGATTTGAACAACGCCCAGTTTGGTTATTGTTTAGGGTTAAAAACACCTTAAAAAATAGCGTTACCCCTTTATTATCACTCGATAACCCGCTTTTAAATGAAGCGCAGGTTTTTCATTTTTATAATTCGCGGTTGTTATCGCATACGCAAACAGGCGATAAGTTTAAGCTCTCTGAACGGACTATAAAAAGTGAGTCACTATTAGCAAAGCTAACCTTACCTCCCAATAGTATAAGCACTGTTATAATTAGAGTTAATAATACTGCTGGGTTGCGAATACCACTTACTTTGTGGGAGCAAAATGCTTACTTGGCGCATAAAAGTAAGCTTAATTTAATTTATGGTTTGTTAATTGGTTTTTTATTTTCGTTAGCTATGAGCTGTATCGTGCTATGTGGTTTTTCACGAAAACTATACTTTGCCTACGCAGGTTTAATCACGCTAATTTTAGGTTTATTACTCGCTTATTTATGTGGCTTTGGCGGGCGTTATTTTCACCCAAGCACGCCATCAATACAGCAAGTGATGATCCCCGCTTTACTTATGCTCACTACACTTTTGTTTTTGCCATTGCAAAAACAACTTTGCCAACCTAAAGTCTCAAAGCTATTTAAATGGCAAAGTTTTATAACTAATACTTATGCCATTACGCTGCTATTTATATGGGCGCTTCCTAGTACATTAATAACGCTTATATGCTTAGTATTCACCCCTATCGTGATCTTGTATTTTGTTGTTAGTACTTACATATGTATGCGAAGTACACCCTCTAAACCAATACAGGCTCTGTTAATTGCCTTGGTTTTATTTTTATGTGTTATTGCATACTTTAATGTTGCTGTATTTGGCTTATACCCGCTAAGTAGATATAGCCTAGCGTTTGTATTTATATGCTTTTTTGGTAGCACATTTTGTTTATGCTACGGCGCGATGAAGCGCTTTATTTTAGAGCGTGATGAACAGGTCATTACCCAGCAAACCTTGATTGCTGAAAATGCGGCCCAAGATACGTTGTTAAAAGAGCGCCTAGCACTACAAGAGCAAACGCAAAAAGATTTAGAGTCGTTAGTTGATGAACGCACTTTTGAGTTACAAGTAACACTGCGTGAGCTTGAAGATAAAAATCGTGAGCTTGAACAACTTAATATGGAAGACTCGTTAACCGGCGTTAAAAACCGTCGCTTTTTTGATAAAAAGTTAATTATGGAGCTTCGCCGCTCTCGTCGTGAGCAAACGCCACTGAGTGTTATTATGCTCGACATAGACTGCTTTAAAAGTGTCAACGATAACTACGGACACTTAACTGGTGACCAAGTAATACGCGCTGTAGCCGATATTATAAAACAGCACTTAAAACGTCCGCTTGATGAAGTAGCTCGCTACGGCGGCGAAGAATTTGTCGTTTTACTACCAAATACCCCACTAGAAGGGGCATTTGAGATTGCACAAAAAATACGCCAAGCCATAGAAAATAACACTGTAACGGTGGCAGGCACGGCAGTTAAAGTTACCATTAGCGCCGGTGTAAACAGCGCGATAATAGATGATATTAGTAACCCTGAGCTATTTACCGACGACGCAGATAAAGCACTGTATTACGCTAAACAAAATGGGCGTAATCAAGTAATTAGTTTCCCAATCCCACAGTAG
- the hemB gene encoding porphobilinogen synthase, giving the protein MAQSGLDLFPYTRMRRMRRSDFSRRLMAENQLTVNDLIFPVFVLEGKNRREAIESMPGIERLSIDLLLDEAKELVELGVPAVAIFPVTPSDKKSLHAEEAYSEDGLAQRTVRALKEAFPELGVITDVALDPFTTHGQDGIIDDEGYVINDVTTEILVKQALSHAQAGADVVAPSDMMDGRIGAIREALEADGHIHTRIMAYSAKYASSYYGPFRDAVGSAGNLKGADKKTYQMDPANSDEAIREVALDLQEGADMVMVKPGMPYLDIVRRVKDEFGVPTFAYQVSGEYAMHKAAIDNGWLSEEATIMESLLAFKRAGADGILTYFAKQAAQWLQNK; this is encoded by the coding sequence ATGGCCCAATCAGGACTCGACCTTTTTCCTTATACTCGTATGCGCAGAATGCGCCGCAGTGATTTTTCTCGCCGCTTAATGGCCGAAAACCAACTTACGGTAAACGACCTGATTTTTCCGGTATTTGTGCTAGAAGGTAAAAACCGCCGTGAAGCAATTGAATCAATGCCTGGCATTGAGCGTTTATCTATCGACTTACTTTTAGATGAAGCAAAAGAGCTTGTTGAGTTAGGTGTGCCTGCAGTCGCTATATTCCCTGTTACACCTAGCGATAAAAAATCTTTACATGCCGAAGAAGCATACAGCGAAGACGGGTTAGCACAGCGCACCGTTCGCGCCTTAAAAGAAGCCTTTCCTGAGCTAGGTGTTATTACCGACGTAGCACTAGACCCGTTTACCACTCACGGACAAGATGGAATTATTGATGACGAAGGTTACGTAATTAACGACGTAACAACCGAAATTCTTGTAAAGCAGGCGCTGTCACATGCGCAAGCCGGTGCAGATGTTGTTGCCCCTTCAGATATGATGGATGGCCGTATTGGTGCTATTCGAGAAGCCCTTGAAGCCGATGGCCACATTCATACTCGCATAATGGCTTACTCTGCAAAGTATGCCTCTAGCTATTACGGACCATTTAGAGATGCCGTCGGCTCAGCAGGCAACTTAAAAGGCGCAGATAAAAAAACCTATCAAATGGACCCTGCTAACTCAGACGAAGCTATTCGTGAAGTTGCCCTAGATTTACAAGAAGGTGCCGACATGGTGATGGTAAAACCAGGTATGCCGTACCTTGATATTGTTCGCCGTGTAAAAGATGAATTTGGTGTACCTACTTTTGCGTATCAGGTAAGTGGTGAATATGCAATGCACAAAGCAGCCATTGATAATGGCTGGCTTAGTGAAGAGGCCACTATTATGGAATCTTTATTGGCATTCAAACGCGCTGGCGCAGACGGAATTTTAACGTATTTTGCCAAGCAGGCCGCGCAATGGCTACAAAATAAGTAA